A genomic region of Chitinimonas arctica contains the following coding sequences:
- a CDS encoding tetratricopeptide repeat protein, with product MPLRLPHIVLALCLCASQASDLDGAFAAYGKGDHPRALREYRALAERGNALAQFNYAMMLKRGEAGEDDVDWLPWLEKAAAGKVMNAAYALGLAYEHGEGTPTSQPLATHWFQVAAEQGHTQAQLSLGTQYFLGRGIAKDFRLAAKWYEKAAEGGDMAAQYLIASMYEHGDGVAANRAQALSWYIAAARQGDAVAKLKAEALARQP from the coding sequence ATGCCCCTGCGCCTCCCCCACATTGTCCTGGCACTGTGCCTATGCGCCTCGCAAGCCAGCGATCTTGACGGCGCCTTTGCCGCCTACGGCAAAGGCGACCATCCCCGGGCGCTGCGCGAATACCGTGCGCTGGCCGAGCGCGGCAACGCTTTGGCGCAATTCAACTACGCCATGATGCTGAAACGGGGCGAGGCCGGCGAGGATGACGTCGATTGGCTGCCATGGCTGGAAAAAGCCGCTGCCGGCAAGGTGATGAATGCAGCCTACGCGCTGGGGCTGGCTTATGAGCACGGCGAAGGTACGCCCACCTCGCAGCCCCTCGCCACCCACTGGTTTCAGGTCGCGGCCGAGCAGGGACACACCCAGGCGCAGCTGTCGCTGGGCACGCAGTATTTTTTAGGCAGGGGCATCGCCAAGGATTTCCGGCTGGCCGCCAAATGGTATGAAAAGGCCGCGGAGGGCGGCGATATGGCGGCGCAATACCTGATTGCCTCCATGTACGAACACGGCGACGGTGTTGCCGCCAACCGCGCTCAAGCCTTGAGCTGGTATATCGCAGCGGCGCGGCAAGGGGATGCGGTGGCGAAACTGAAAGCCGAAGCACTCGCCCGGCAGCCCTGA
- the typA gene encoding translational GTPase TypA → MSRALRNIAIIAHVDHGKTTLVDQLLRQSGTFRDNQQVDERVMDSNDLEKERGITILAKNTAIDFEGTHINIVDTPGHADFGGEVERVLGMVDGVLLLVDAVEGPMPQTRFVTKKALALGLRPIVVINKIDRPGARPDWVLDQTFDLFDKLGASDEQLDFHVIYASGLNGFAKLDLAEESDNMRPLFETVLKHVPSPPGNPDAPLQLQLAALDYSTYTGRLGVGKVLNGRIKPGQQVVVMNHADQVASGRINQVLGFQGLERVPVDEAVAGDIIIISGLEDIGIGVTICDKDAPVGLPVLGVDEPTLTMDFMVNSSPLAGTEGKFVTSRQIRDRLTKELLTNVALRVDETEDSDIFRVSGRGELHLTILLESMRREGFEMAVAKPRVVYKEINGQKCEPYENLTIDLEDAHQGGVMEEIGRRRGELTNMESDGRGRTRLEYHIPARGLIGFQSDFMTMTRGTGLMSHVFDDYAPAKPDMPGRHNGVLVSQDNGEAVAYALWKLEDRGRMFVSPGDKLYEGMIIGIHSRDNDLIVNPIKGKQLTNVRASGTDEAVRLTAPIKLTLESAVEFIDDDELVEITPVSIRIRKRHLNEHDRKRAMRSTES, encoded by the coding sequence ATGAGCCGCGCTCTACGCAATATCGCCATCATCGCCCACGTTGACCATGGCAAGACTACCCTGGTTGACCAACTGCTGCGCCAATCCGGCACTTTCCGCGACAACCAGCAAGTGGATGAGCGCGTGATGGATAGCAACGATCTTGAAAAAGAACGCGGCATTACCATTCTGGCCAAGAACACCGCCATCGACTTCGAAGGCACCCATATCAATATCGTCGATACCCCCGGCCACGCCGACTTCGGCGGTGAAGTAGAGCGGGTGCTGGGCATGGTTGACGGCGTGCTGCTGCTGGTGGATGCCGTCGAAGGCCCCATGCCGCAAACGCGTTTCGTGACCAAGAAGGCACTGGCGCTGGGCCTGCGTCCTATCGTCGTGATCAACAAGATCGACCGTCCGGGCGCGCGTCCGGATTGGGTGCTGGACCAGACTTTCGATCTGTTCGACAAGCTGGGCGCGTCCGACGAGCAGCTCGATTTCCACGTTATCTATGCTTCGGGCCTGAACGGCTTCGCCAAGCTGGATCTGGCGGAAGAGTCGGACAATATGCGTCCGCTGTTCGAAACCGTGCTCAAGCACGTGCCTTCCCCTCCCGGCAACCCCGATGCGCCGCTGCAATTGCAACTGGCCGCACTCGATTACTCGACCTATACCGGTCGCCTGGGCGTCGGCAAGGTGCTGAACGGCCGTATCAAGCCGGGCCAGCAAGTGGTGGTGATGAACCACGCCGACCAGGTGGCCAGCGGCCGTATCAACCAGGTGCTGGGCTTCCAGGGTCTGGAGCGGGTGCCTGTCGATGAGGCGGTTGCCGGCGATATCATCATTATTTCCGGTCTGGAAGACATCGGTATCGGCGTCACGATCTGCGACAAGGATGCCCCGGTCGGTCTGCCGGTGCTGGGTGTGGACGAGCCGACGTTGACCATGGACTTTATGGTGAACAGCTCGCCGCTGGCCGGTACCGAAGGCAAGTTCGTCACCAGCCGCCAGATCCGCGATCGCCTGACCAAGGAATTGCTGACCAACGTGGCGCTGCGCGTGGACGAAACCGAAGATTCGGACATCTTCCGCGTGTCGGGCCGTGGCGAACTGCACCTGACCATCCTGCTGGAAAGCATGCGCCGTGAAGGCTTCGAAATGGCCGTGGCCAAGCCGCGCGTGGTTTACAAGGAAATCAACGGCCAGAAGTGCGAGCCGTATGAAAACCTGACCATCGACCTGGAAGATGCCCACCAGGGCGGCGTGATGGAAGAAATCGGCCGCCGTCGTGGCGAGCTGACCAATATGGAATCGGACGGCCGTGGCCGTACCCGCCTGGAATACCATATCCCGGCCCGTGGCCTGATCGGCTTCCAGTCCGATTTCATGACCATGACCCGCGGTACCGGCCTGATGAGCCACGTGTTCGACGACTACGCCCCGGCCAAGCCCGATATGCCCGGCCGCCACAATGGCGTGCTGGTCTCGCAGGACAACGGCGAAGCCGTGGCCTACGCCCTTTGGAAGCTGGAAGATCGCGGCCGTATGTTCGTTTCGCCAGGCGACAAGCTGTACGAAGGCATGATCATCGGTATCCACAGCCGCGACAACGACCTGATCGTGAACCCGATCAAGGGTAAGCAGCTGACCAACGTGCGCGCCTCCGGCACCGACGAAGCCGTGCGCCTGACCGCACCGATCAAGCTGACCCTGGAATCGGCCGTGGAATTCATCGACGACGACGAACTGGTCGAAATCACCCCGGTCAGCATCCGTATCCGCAAGCGTCACCTGAACGAACATGATCGTAAGCGTGCGATGCGTTCTACCGAGTCCTGA
- a CDS encoding type II toxin-antitoxin system PrlF family antitoxin, with product MSYGLPLQGFLDVLAQDIANHPERLHVVDGTLLRRIEALVGGVDLDLDAPLSPDDE from the coding sequence ATGAGCTATGGATTGCCTCTTCAGGGCTTTTTGGATGTCCTGGCCCAAGACATCGCCAACCATCCCGAGCGGCTACATGTGGTGGACGGCACCTTGCTGCGGCGGATTGAGGCCCTGGTTGGTGGCGTTGATCTTGATCTTGATGCTCCGCTATCGCCAGACGACGAGTAA
- a CDS encoding GNAT family N-acetyltransferase, with product MYLIRKAARDDAQAIFTLRNAAIRNESAGHYTTEIIDLWTKGETPSDQFCQWIAARFYIAELDGEVVASGTIDPTDGKIDAIFVCPRHTRKGIGKAMLAFLEKLAGDQGLEVLHLEATLNAASFYRSQGFIGHEVAQFHSPRGFAMDCVPMQKRLKQTTSN from the coding sequence ATGTACTTGATACGCAAGGCCGCGCGGGACGACGCCCAGGCTATTTTTACGCTACGGAACGCAGCCATTCGGAACGAGTCGGCTGGACACTACACCACCGAGATTATCGATCTTTGGACAAAGGGCGAGACGCCATCCGATCAGTTTTGCCAATGGATAGCCGCGCGTTTTTATATCGCTGAATTGGATGGGGAGGTTGTTGCATCCGGCACCATCGATCCGACAGACGGCAAGATCGATGCCATCTTTGTTTGCCCGCGCCACACGCGCAAGGGCATAGGAAAAGCGATGCTCGCCTTCCTGGAGAAGCTGGCCGGCGACCAAGGACTGGAAGTACTACATCTTGAGGCCACGCTGAATGCGGCATCGTTTTACCGAAGCCAGGGCTTTATTGGCCATGAAGTCGCCCAATTCCATTCTCCGCGCGGATTCGCGATGGATTGCGTACCGATGCAAAAGCGCTTGAAGCAAACGACCTCAAACTAA
- a CDS encoding TetR/AcrR family transcriptional regulator, protein MNGMGEVRQLDTATRILDAAEELFVEHGFEATSMRMITQRAEVNLAAVNYHFGSKDALFKGVFTRRLTPLTQLAVQNLDGLEAEAGERPLAVERIMQAFMDAALDIAYDPKRGGVIFVRLLSRTFIETHPVLRESLPRHYEELVARYAQATAKALPELDAIELQWRLNFAFSAIFNAFAGNNILRLFVTDPVVNARDPRLIATYLVPFVVAGLTAPATAKGTV, encoded by the coding sequence ATGAACGGTATGGGAGAAGTCCGACAGCTCGATACGGCCACCCGCATTCTCGATGCGGCCGAAGAGCTATTCGTGGAGCACGGTTTCGAGGCCACTTCGATGCGCATGATCACCCAGCGCGCCGAAGTGAATCTGGCGGCCGTGAATTACCACTTCGGTAGCAAGGACGCGCTGTTCAAAGGCGTCTTTACCCGCCGGCTGACGCCCCTGACGCAACTGGCGGTCCAGAATCTGGACGGCCTGGAAGCGGAGGCGGGCGAACGGCCCTTGGCGGTGGAGCGCATTATGCAGGCCTTTATGGATGCAGCACTGGATATCGCCTACGACCCGAAGCGGGGCGGGGTGATCTTCGTGCGTTTGCTCAGCCGCACTTTTATCGAAACCCACCCGGTATTGCGCGAAAGCCTGCCCAGACATTATGAAGAGCTGGTGGCGCGCTATGCCCAGGCAACAGCCAAGGCGCTACCCGAATTGGATGCCATCGAATTGCAGTGGCGTCTGAATTTTGCTTTTTCCGCCATCTTCAACGCCTTTGCCGGCAACAATATTCTGCGCCTGTTCGTAACCGATCCGGTGGTCAATGCGCGCGACCCGCGCCTGATCGCCACTTACCTCGTGCCCTTCGTCGTGGCCGGCCTGACCGCGCCTGCCACCGCAAAGGGCACTGTTTAA